A section of the Microbacterium forte genome encodes:
- the rarD gene encoding EamA family transporter RarD: protein MTPTNAASRATQTAGVAYAGGAYLLWGVLPLYFLLLAPTGPWEVVAWRVLLSLVFCLLLLTVMRGWAAFGAIIRQPRLLAWTALAGVLIYVNWQVFLIGTLSENIVETSLGYFINPITTVLLGVFVLKERIRRLQWAAIGIAAVAVIVIVLFYGEFPWIALSLTASFGVYGLIKKKIGPAVDAVSGLTLESFWLIPIAVVQLILVAATPDGITMGSHGVWHAVLLAFAGVATAVPLLLFAAGTRRINLTVIGMIQFITPIMQFIIGAVVLGEPMPPERWAGFIIVWVAILVFVIDLLLAARRGRRIAQPALV from the coding sequence GTGACCCCGACGAACGCCGCCTCCCGAGCCACTCAGACGGCGGGAGTCGCGTACGCAGGGGGTGCGTATCTGCTCTGGGGCGTGCTGCCCCTCTACTTCCTTCTGCTCGCACCCACGGGGCCGTGGGAGGTCGTCGCGTGGCGGGTGCTGCTGTCGCTCGTCTTCTGTCTTCTGCTTCTCACCGTGATGCGCGGCTGGGCGGCGTTCGGCGCGATCATCCGGCAGCCGAGGCTGCTGGCATGGACTGCTCTCGCCGGCGTCCTGATCTACGTCAACTGGCAGGTGTTCCTCATCGGCACCCTCTCGGAGAACATCGTCGAGACGAGCCTCGGGTATTTCATCAACCCGATCACGACGGTGCTCCTCGGGGTGTTCGTGCTCAAGGAGCGCATCCGCAGGCTGCAGTGGGCCGCGATCGGCATCGCCGCCGTCGCGGTGATCGTGATCGTCCTCTTCTACGGCGAGTTCCCGTGGATCGCTCTCTCGCTGACGGCCTCGTTCGGGGTCTACGGACTCATCAAGAAGAAGATCGGCCCCGCAGTCGACGCGGTCAGCGGACTCACCCTCGAGTCGTTCTGGCTGATCCCGATCGCCGTCGTGCAGCTGATCCTCGTCGCCGCCACCCCCGACGGGATCACGATGGGCTCCCACGGCGTCTGGCACGCGGTGCTCCTCGCATTCGCGGGAGTGGCGACGGCGGTGCCGCTGCTGCTGTTCGCCGCCGGCACCCGACGCATCAACCTGACCGTCATCGGGATGATCCAGTTCATCACGCCGATCATGCAGTTCATCATCGGTGCGGTCGTGCTCGGCGAACCGATGCCGCCCGAGCGGTGGGCGGGGTTCATCATCGTCTGGGTCGCGATCCTGGTGTTCGTGATCGACCTGCTGCTCGCCGCGCGGCGAGGGCGTCGGATCGCTCAGCCGGCACTGGTCTGA
- a CDS encoding MFS transporter yields MTHSDSTLPATAPQATDRFTPSQALAMGVLLTANFTLAVDFSILNVALPPIGRELGFDTASLQWIVTAFAVCAASFTLFFGRVADLLGRKRLFIAGLALLGAASVVGGLATTPGVLLAARVGQGVATAMVTPAALALMTTMFPEGRARSRALGLNGALMAAGFTSGAVLGGLLTGGVSWRWAFFVNVAMAAAALLVGAFVLHEPRRVARARLDVVGAITVTAALVALVFGIDSAGRVGWGEPGTWMPLGVSAVFFVLFALAEKRAIEPLIAPSLLRRGEIAWGNLAGLLAFATETSLVFLLTIYLQEILGYTPIAAGLMLGVLGIGTVLGGLLAPRVIGRVGSSRAIVVGLIVQAGATFPLAFASDEHAWAIPLLVLTFLGGVANLVAIVGYVVTATGSVPSEQQGLATGLVTMSQQVGIALGTPVMAAVVAAFAAAGLLAGLQMAIGLNAAMALSTALLVAVVLRGRRGR; encoded by the coding sequence GTGACTCATTCCGACTCGACTCTCCCCGCCACGGCGCCGCAGGCGACCGATCGCTTCACCCCGTCGCAGGCGCTCGCCATGGGCGTCCTTCTGACGGCGAACTTCACCCTCGCCGTGGACTTCTCGATCCTCAACGTCGCGCTGCCTCCGATCGGGCGGGAACTGGGGTTCGACACCGCGTCGCTCCAGTGGATCGTGACCGCGTTCGCGGTGTGCGCCGCGTCGTTCACCCTGTTCTTCGGGCGGGTGGCCGATCTGCTCGGGCGCAAACGACTGTTCATCGCCGGGCTCGCGCTGCTCGGTGCGGCATCGGTCGTCGGCGGACTCGCGACCACACCGGGTGTTCTCCTGGCCGCCCGCGTCGGCCAGGGCGTCGCGACGGCGATGGTCACTCCGGCGGCTCTCGCGCTGATGACCACGATGTTCCCCGAGGGGCGGGCGCGCTCGCGGGCGCTCGGGCTCAACGGTGCGCTCATGGCGGCGGGCTTCACGTCGGGAGCGGTGCTCGGCGGGCTGCTCACCGGAGGCGTCTCGTGGCGCTGGGCGTTCTTCGTCAACGTCGCGATGGCCGCTGCAGCCCTGCTCGTCGGGGCGTTCGTCCTTCACGAGCCGCGTCGCGTCGCACGGGCTCGGCTCGATGTCGTCGGCGCGATCACCGTGACAGCCGCTCTGGTGGCACTCGTCTTCGGCATCGACTCCGCGGGGCGCGTCGGCTGGGGCGAACCGGGCACGTGGATGCCGCTCGGGGTCTCCGCGGTGTTCTTCGTGTTGTTCGCGCTCGCCGAGAAGAGAGCGATCGAACCGCTCATCGCACCTTCGCTGCTGAGGAGAGGGGAGATCGCCTGGGGCAACCTCGCCGGTCTCCTCGCCTTCGCCACTGAGACGTCACTCGTCTTCCTGCTGACCATCTATCTGCAGGAGATCCTCGGGTACACCCCGATCGCTGCCGGACTCATGCTCGGAGTGCTCGGTATCGGCACCGTGCTCGGTGGCCTTCTCGCGCCCCGCGTCATCGGAAGGGTCGGATCGTCGCGCGCGATCGTCGTCGGGCTGATCGTGCAGGCCGGCGCCACGTTCCCGCTCGCCTTCGCATCGGACGAGCATGCCTGGGCGATTCCGCTCCTCGTTCTGACGTTCCTCGGTGGCGTGGCGAACCTCGTGGCCATCGTCGGCTATGTCGTGACGGCGACGGGGTCGGTTCCCTCTGAACAGCAGGGCCTGGCGACCGGTCTCGTCACGATGAGCCAGCAGGTGGGCATCGCACTGGGCACGCCGGTGATGGCGGCTGTGGTCGCGGCGTTCGCCGCCGCGGGTCTTCTCGCCGGGCTGCAGATGGCGATCGGACTCAATGCGGCGATGGCGCTCTCGACCGCCCTCCTCGTCGCGGTCGTGCTCAGGGGTCGGCGAGGCCGCTGA
- a CDS encoding helix-turn-helix transcriptional regulator: MDPHPAFTRPIASERPVTELGEFLRSRRDRVTPDDVGVASFGRRRVPGLRREELARLAGVSVTYLTRLEQGQSQNASDAVIDSLARALQLDADEHTHLRALARPRSAAPRRPRKTEQPHRGASQLLHAMGVPAVLLGRFNDILDWNSAGHLLMAGHIEVDAPSRPAGRPNHLRMLFLDPHTRDLYADWNEEAALAVASLRYVAARFVDDRQLAELIGELSLSSPDFAKLWAGHMVKLCTSGSKRFRHPVVGELTLGYEVLHLPEGDGQRILAYSAAPGSAAAAAVDLLQSR; this comes from the coding sequence ATGGATCCGCACCCCGCGTTCACCAGGCCGATCGCCTCAGAACGGCCGGTGACCGAGCTCGGCGAGTTCCTGCGCTCCCGGCGGGATCGCGTCACCCCCGACGACGTCGGGGTTGCCAGCTTCGGCCGTCGCAGGGTTCCGGGCCTCCGTCGCGAAGAGCTCGCACGACTCGCCGGGGTCTCGGTCACCTACCTGACCCGCTTGGAGCAGGGCCAGTCGCAGAACGCATCCGACGCGGTCATCGACAGTCTCGCCCGCGCGCTCCAGCTCGATGCCGACGAGCATACGCATCTCCGAGCGCTCGCACGCCCGCGATCAGCCGCTCCCCGCCGTCCCCGAAAGACCGAGCAGCCGCATCGAGGCGCCTCGCAACTGCTGCACGCCATGGGAGTTCCTGCTGTGCTGCTGGGCCGTTTCAACGACATCCTCGACTGGAACAGCGCCGGCCACCTTCTGATGGCGGGCCACATCGAGGTCGATGCGCCGTCTCGGCCGGCCGGGCGCCCCAACCACCTCCGGATGCTGTTCCTCGATCCGCACACACGAGACCTGTACGCCGACTGGAACGAAGAGGCCGCGTTGGCCGTGGCATCGCTGCGCTACGTCGCCGCACGATTCGTCGACGACCGACAGCTCGCCGAACTCATCGGCGAGCTCAGCCTGAGCAGTCCCGACTTCGCGAAGCTCTGGGCCGGACACATGGTCAAGCTCTGCACGAGCGGCAGCAAGCGCTTCCGCCATCCTGTCGTCGGCGAACTCACGCTCGGCTACGAGGTCCTTCACCTACCCGAGGGAGATGGCCAGCGGATCCTCGCATACAGTGCGGCTCCCGGCAGCGCTGCCGCGGCGGCCGTCGATCTGCTCCAGTCGCGCTGA
- the groES gene encoding co-chaperone GroES → MSVSIKPLEDRIVIKQVEAEQTTASGLVIPDTAKEKPQEGEVVAVGPGRIDDNGNRVPLDVAVGDRVLYSKYGGTEVKFGADEYLVLSARDVLAVVVR, encoded by the coding sequence GTGTCGGTTTCCATCAAGCCGCTCGAGGATCGCATCGTCATCAAGCAGGTCGAGGCAGAGCAGACCACCGCGAGTGGCCTGGTCATCCCCGACACCGCCAAGGAGAAGCCCCAGGAGGGCGAGGTCGTGGCCGTGGGCCCCGGCCGCATCGATGACAACGGCAACCGCGTTCCGCTCGACGTCGCCGTGGGCGACCGTGTTCTCTACAGCAAGTACGGCGGCACCGAGGTGAAGTTCGGCGCAGACGAGTACCTCGTCCTGTCGGCTCGCGACGTGCTCGCAGTCGTCGTCCGCTGA
- a CDS encoding class I SAM-dependent methyltransferase yields the protein MEISELRALLTPEGLKALDELGPVDEIADVARIVSRLRAAGHSPELVSAVVGQARLRAKARGKFGDFAARMLFTRAGLEQATRLNVAARHAQRLRRVGITRVADLGCGIGGDALAFAGAGLDVIAVDADEVTAAIAAYNLAPFGDSAVVTHGTAEAHVPADGDETQAIWMDPARRTGGHSETRRVSSDDYSPPLDWAFDVASRTSTGIKLGPGHDRDSLPVDAEAQWVSAEGSVVELVLWTRALARDGIRRSALVIRGERSHELTAGADAEDEPVRELGAFLHEPDGAVIRARLIGDVARSLDAGMLDERIAYLTSDTALTSPFVQSFRVRETMPANPKAISAVLKANDVGSLEIKKRGMDIDPAAFRKKLTLRGDQAATLILTRIGDQRRAILADRVPAAE from the coding sequence GTGGAGATCTCCGAGCTGCGCGCCCTGCTCACCCCCGAAGGCCTGAAGGCGCTGGACGAGCTCGGCCCCGTCGATGAGATCGCCGACGTCGCTCGGATCGTGTCTCGGCTGCGCGCCGCAGGGCACTCCCCCGAGCTGGTCTCCGCCGTGGTGGGGCAGGCACGTCTCCGCGCCAAGGCGAGGGGCAAGTTCGGCGACTTCGCGGCGCGGATGCTGTTCACCCGCGCCGGGCTCGAGCAGGCCACCCGGCTGAACGTCGCCGCACGGCACGCGCAGCGGCTGCGGCGGGTCGGCATCACCCGTGTCGCCGATCTGGGCTGCGGCATCGGCGGAGACGCCCTCGCGTTCGCGGGCGCCGGACTCGACGTGATCGCCGTGGATGCCGACGAGGTGACCGCAGCGATCGCCGCCTACAACCTGGCGCCCTTCGGAGACAGCGCGGTCGTGACGCACGGCACCGCCGAGGCCCACGTGCCCGCCGACGGCGACGAGACTCAGGCGATCTGGATGGACCCGGCCCGCCGCACCGGGGGTCACAGCGAGACGCGGCGGGTGTCGTCCGATGACTACTCTCCCCCGCTCGACTGGGCATTCGACGTGGCCTCCCGCACCTCGACCGGCATCAAGCTCGGGCCCGGCCACGACCGGGACTCGCTCCCCGTCGACGCCGAGGCGCAGTGGGTGAGCGCAGAGGGCAGCGTCGTCGAGCTGGTGCTGTGGACGAGAGCGCTCGCTCGCGACGGCATCCGCCGGTCCGCTCTCGTGATCCGCGGCGAGCGCTCGCACGAGCTCACCGCAGGAGCAGATGCGGAGGATGAGCCCGTGCGTGAGCTCGGCGCCTTCCTCCACGAGCCGGACGGCGCGGTGATCCGTGCGCGCCTGATCGGCGACGTCGCGCGCAGTCTCGACGCGGGGATGCTCGATGAGCGCATCGCGTACCTCACCTCCGACACGGCGCTCACGAGTCCGTTCGTGCAGTCGTTCCGGGTGCGTGAGACGATGCCTGCCAATCCCAAGGCGATCAGCGCCGTCCTCAAGGCGAACGATGTCGGGTCTCTCGAGATCAAGAAGCGCGGTATGGACATCGACCCCGCCGCCTTCCGCAAGAAGCTGACGCTGCGGGGCGATCAGGCGGCGACGCTGATCCTCACCCGCATCGGCGATCAGCGCCGCGCGATCCTCGCCGATCGGGTGCCTGCCGCCGAATAG
- the tsaD gene encoding tRNA (adenosine(37)-N6)-threonylcarbamoyltransferase complex transferase subunit TsaD, giving the protein MTEPLVLGIETSCDETGIGIVRGRTLLSNTIASSMDEHARYGGVVPEVAARAHLEALQPSIDAALAEAGVRLDDLDAVAVTSGPGLAGALMVGVGAAKGLAVSLDKPLYAVNHLVGHIAADILTPDSEPLEYPTIALLVSGGHTSLLHVRDLTTDVEMLGETMDDAAGEAFDKVARLLSLPYPGGPEIDRAALDGDPDAIRFPRGLSRASDLAKHRYDFSFSGLKTAVARWVERCEADGVPVPVADVAASFREAVVDVLVTKALAACADLGVPRLLLGGGVIANRRLREVALARAEKAGVTVRIPPLSLCTDNGAMIAALAAELISSGRRPSTLAFGADSTLPVTEIQVDERVAVM; this is encoded by the coding sequence ATGACCGAGCCGCTGGTGCTGGGCATCGAGACGAGCTGCGACGAGACGGGCATCGGCATCGTCCGCGGACGCACGCTGCTGTCGAACACGATCGCGTCGAGCATGGACGAGCACGCCCGCTACGGCGGCGTCGTGCCCGAGGTCGCCGCCCGAGCCCACCTCGAAGCCCTGCAGCCGTCGATCGACGCCGCGTTGGCGGAGGCCGGGGTGCGGCTCGACGACCTCGATGCGGTCGCCGTGACCAGCGGGCCGGGCCTCGCAGGGGCGCTCATGGTCGGCGTCGGCGCCGCGAAGGGCCTCGCCGTCTCGCTCGACAAGCCGCTGTATGCGGTCAATCACCTGGTGGGCCACATCGCCGCCGACATCCTCACCCCCGACTCCGAGCCTCTCGAGTACCCGACGATCGCGCTGCTCGTGTCGGGTGGGCACACGTCGCTGCTGCACGTGCGCGACCTCACGACCGACGTCGAGATGCTGGGCGAGACCATGGACGACGCTGCGGGGGAGGCGTTCGACAAGGTCGCTCGACTTCTGTCGCTGCCGTACCCGGGTGGCCCCGAGATCGACCGGGCGGCACTCGACGGAGACCCCGATGCGATCCGGTTCCCTCGGGGTCTGTCTCGCGCATCGGACCTGGCGAAGCACCGCTACGACTTCTCGTTCTCCGGGCTCAAGACGGCCGTCGCTCGCTGGGTCGAACGCTGCGAGGCAGACGGCGTGCCTGTGCCGGTGGCCGACGTCGCCGCGAGCTTCCGCGAGGCGGTCGTCGACGTGCTCGTGACGAAGGCGCTCGCCGCGTGCGCAGACCTCGGCGTGCCGCGCTTGCTTCTCGGCGGCGGGGTCATCGCCAACCGACGACTCCGCGAGGTCGCGCTCGCGAGGGCCGAGAAGGCGGGCGTGACCGTGCGCATCCCGCCGCTGTCGCTCTGCACCGACAACGGGGCGATGATCGCGGCTCTGGCTGCGGAGCTGATCTCGTCGGGCCGACGCCCGTCGACGCTCGCGTTCGGCGCCGACTCCACTCTTCCGGTCACCGAGATCCAGGTCGACGAGCGCGTCGCGGTGATGTGA
- the rimI gene encoding ribosomal protein S18-alanine N-acetyltransferase, with translation MTLRAATPDDLDAIMAIEDRSFPTDAWSSQAMALELASPHGLYLVDEHDGVIIGYGGVRALHGSSDADIQTIAFDAEHRGAGRGRALLRSLLDAAAERGAREVFLEVRADNPGAEGLYLSEGFEEIGRRPRYYQPDDVDAIVMRLVLQHPRSAHRDEPAEDAAKEATA, from the coding sequence ATGACTCTGCGTGCAGCGACGCCCGACGACCTCGACGCCATCATGGCGATAGAGGATCGCTCGTTCCCGACCGACGCGTGGAGCTCCCAGGCCATGGCGCTGGAGCTCGCCAGCCCGCACGGCCTGTATCTGGTCGACGAGCACGACGGCGTCATCATCGGCTATGGCGGAGTCCGCGCGCTGCACGGGTCGAGTGATGCCGACATCCAGACCATCGCCTTCGACGCCGAGCACCGTGGCGCCGGTCGCGGGCGCGCGCTGCTGCGCTCGCTTCTCGACGCCGCAGCCGAACGCGGAGCCCGAGAGGTCTTCCTCGAGGTGCGCGCCGACAATCCGGGCGCCGAGGGCCTCTACCTCTCCGAGGGGTTCGAGGAGATCGGCCGCCGCCCTCGCTATTACCAGCCCGATGACGTCGATGCGATCGTGATGCGCCTCGTGCTGCAGCATCCGCGTTCGGCGCATCGTGACGAGCCTGCCGAGGATGCCGCGAAGGAGGCCACCGCATGA
- the tsaB gene encoding tRNA (adenosine(37)-N6)-threonylcarbamoyltransferase complex dimerization subunit type 1 TsaB, whose translation MILAVDTSLGTAVALIDDDGTRLSDASTADPLGHAEVIGELLVRALGETGSGSIDHVVAGMGPGPFTGLRIGIATARTFAMGRGIPVVPVPSHFAAALTAIDRDAVTGPFAIVTDARRREVAVTVFEGTDADGIPNMVADTVLVARVDADEHLDGIRRIDVETLSAVDLARVGARAVAAGRTLAGAEPLYLRQPDVTVPGAPKKVGR comes from the coding sequence GTGATCCTCGCCGTCGACACCTCCCTGGGCACCGCCGTCGCCCTCATCGACGACGACGGCACCCGTCTGTCCGACGCCTCGACCGCCGACCCTCTCGGTCACGCGGAGGTCATCGGCGAGCTGCTCGTGCGAGCTCTCGGCGAGACCGGAAGCGGATCGATCGACCACGTGGTGGCGGGCATGGGCCCTGGCCCCTTCACCGGACTCCGCATCGGCATCGCGACCGCGCGCACGTTCGCGATGGGCCGCGGCATCCCGGTCGTTCCCGTGCCGAGCCACTTCGCCGCGGCGCTCACCGCGATCGATCGAGACGCCGTGACCGGCCCGTTCGCCATCGTCACGGACGCCCGCCGGCGAGAGGTGGCCGTCACCGTGTTCGAGGGGACGGATGCCGACGGCATCCCGAACATGGTCGCCGACACGGTGCTGGTCGCGAGGGTCGATGCGGACGAGCACCTCGATGGCATCCGTCGCATCGATGTCGAGACGCTGTCGGCTGTCGACCTCGCCCGCGTGGGCGCCCGCGCGGTGGCGGCGGGGCGCACGCTCGCGGGGGCCGAGCCGCTGTATCTGCGACAGCCCGATGTCACCGTGCCCGGAGCGCCGAAGAAGGTGGGGCGATGA
- the tsaE gene encoding tRNA (adenosine(37)-N6)-threonylcarbamoyltransferase complex ATPase subunit type 1 TsaE, translating to MSVDPALLGHIEIETSDAMEQLGFRIGEQLEAGDLLILTGPLGAGKTTFTRGLAEGLGVRGPVQSPTFVIARTHPSLVGRAPLVHVDAYRLGSGAELDDLDLDLARSVVVVEWGRGMAEDLAEAWWDIEFERPVGGDDDLDPSELDADAPRHVTITRAGRSAITG from the coding sequence ATGAGCGTCGACCCGGCCCTCCTCGGGCACATCGAGATCGAGACATCCGATGCCATGGAGCAGCTCGGCTTCCGCATCGGCGAGCAGCTCGAAGCCGGAGATCTGCTGATCCTCACCGGTCCCCTCGGGGCCGGGAAAACGACGTTCACTCGAGGGCTCGCGGAAGGACTCGGAGTGCGAGGGCCGGTGCAGAGCCCCACGTTCGTGATCGCACGCACGCATCCCTCGCTCGTCGGACGGGCCCCCCTGGTGCATGTGGATGCCTACCGCCTCGGCTCAGGCGCCGAGCTCGACGACCTCGACCTCGACCTCGCACGATCGGTGGTCGTGGTCGAGTGGGGACGCGGTATGGCTGAGGACCTGGCCGAGGCCTGGTGGGACATCGAGTTCGAGCGCCCGGTCGGCGGCGACGACGATCTCGACCCCTCCGAGCTCGACGCGGATGCCCCGCGGCACGTGACGATCACGCGCGCAGGGCGCTCAGCGATCACCGGCTGA
- the alr gene encoding alanine racemase, with protein sequence MTVPFREARIELDAISDNVRHFRRLTGVQVIAVVKANAYGHGAAAVAVAALAGGATRLGVAEIPEALELRRQGITAPIVAWLHAPSERFDQAAAHDVEVGISSFDQLEAAGAVASVDRPVGVHLKFETGLSRNGIAPADWRRVLAEAARLERIGRLRIIGLFSHLSNTSPQDDREALAKFEEAVAAAASFGIHPEIRHIAATAAAIDLPEMRLDAVRIGIGIYGLSPFEDRSSAELGLRPAMTLRGAIAAVRRVPAGAGVSYGYDHRAPHDTTLVLVPLGYADGVPRHASGRLPVSIGGRRFTNVGRVAMDQFVVDVGDSPVSIGDEVVLFGDPTLGVPSAAEWANAASTIDYEIVTRIGPRVPRRSA encoded by the coding sequence GTGACCGTTCCGTTCCGCGAGGCCCGCATCGAGCTGGATGCCATCAGCGACAACGTCCGCCACTTCCGCCGTCTCACCGGCGTGCAGGTCATCGCGGTCGTCAAGGCGAACGCCTACGGTCACGGCGCCGCGGCCGTAGCCGTCGCGGCCCTCGCCGGCGGCGCGACCCGTCTCGGTGTCGCCGAGATCCCCGAGGCTCTCGAGCTCCGCCGCCAGGGCATCACGGCGCCGATCGTCGCGTGGCTGCACGCTCCGAGCGAGCGGTTCGATCAGGCGGCAGCTCATGACGTCGAGGTGGGCATCTCGTCGTTCGACCAGCTCGAGGCTGCCGGTGCCGTCGCGTCGGTCGATCGTCCGGTCGGCGTGCACCTGAAGTTCGAGACGGGGCTCTCGCGCAACGGCATCGCACCGGCCGACTGGCGGCGCGTGCTCGCCGAGGCTGCGCGTCTCGAGCGCATCGGACGACTGCGCATCATCGGGCTCTTCAGTCACCTCTCGAACACCTCGCCTCAAGACGACCGCGAGGCCCTGGCGAAGTTCGAGGAGGCGGTCGCCGCGGCGGCCTCGTTCGGCATCCACCCCGAGATCCGGCACATCGCGGCGACCGCGGCCGCGATCGACCTGCCGGAGATGCGACTGGATGCGGTGCGCATCGGCATCGGCATCTACGGCCTCTCGCCCTTCGAGGACCGCTCGTCGGCCGAGCTGGGGCTTCGTCCTGCGATGACCCTGCGAGGCGCGATCGCCGCTGTGCGCCGCGTGCCCGCCGGCGCAGGGGTGTCGTACGGATACGACCACCGCGCCCCGCACGACACGACGTTGGTGCTCGTGCCGCTCGGCTACGCCGACGGGGTGCCTCGCCACGCCTCCGGACGCCTGCCGGTGTCGATCGGCGGTCGTCGGTTCACCAACGTCGGCCGGGTCGCCATGGACCAGTTCGTCGTCGACGTCGGCGATTCCCCGGTGTCGATCGGAGACGAGGTCGTGCTGTTCGGCGACCCGACCCTCGGGGTTCCCTCCGCAGCCGAGTGGGCCAACGCCGCGTCGACCATCGACTACGAGATCGTCACGCGCATCGGCCCGCGCGTGCCCCGGCGGTCGGCATGA
- a CDS encoding holo-ACP synthase, translating into MIIGTGIDLVDIPRFERTMERTPRLLERLFAPGERALRLPSLAARYAAKEALIKTLGGSDGVHWIEIEIASEASGRPHFVLSGSTADVVAERGITRLHLTLTHDAGLAAAFVVAEGEPL; encoded by the coding sequence GTGATCATCGGGACCGGCATCGACCTCGTGGACATCCCGCGGTTCGAGCGCACGATGGAGCGCACGCCGCGGCTGCTGGAGCGGCTGTTCGCGCCGGGGGAGCGGGCGCTGCGCCTTCCGTCCCTGGCAGCGCGGTATGCCGCCAAGGAGGCCCTGATCAAGACCCTGGGCGGCTCTGACGGGGTGCACTGGATCGAGATCGAGATCGCCTCCGAGGCATCGGGCCGCCCGCACTTCGTGCTGTCTGGATCCACCGCCGACGTCGTCGCCGAGCGCGGGATCACCCGACTGCATCTGACCCTCACCCATGACGCAGGACTCGCCGCCGCGTTCGTCGTCGCCGAAGGAGAGCCCCTGTGA